From Aegilops tauschii subsp. strangulata cultivar AL8/78 chromosome 5, Aet v6.0, whole genome shotgun sequence:
AACATTGAAAATTATAAATAAAATGCTCATGTAGTTTAATACTTCGtcaaaaatgctcttatattatgggacggaggtgTAAAAAACGCtattatattatgggatggagggagtattttgCACCATTCGAAAAACATTCGTGTCATTTAAGAATGTTCACATGTTTtacaatatgttcatgatttttttgaaaaatgttaatgcATTTTTGTAAATATTTACATAATTTTTAAATATATTTCATACCATTCAGATATCAATATGGATTTGAATATTTTCATATTTATTCGAGAACAATGTAACATGTATTTGTGAAAATGTTACTACAATGAAAACAATGTTCATGtaatttttaaaaattgttttgTGGCTTAAAAACAATGTTCGACGTGTATCTAAAAAATATTTaacatgtatttgaaaatgttcatcatatatttgaaaatgACCAATGTGTATAAAAAATATTCCAAATGTCTTCAAGAAAAATTACAATATGTATTGAAAAAAACACAGGAAGAAAATCGGTAAAGAAACAtagaaaaccaaaataaaaaagaaaactgAAAGAGAAAACACacataaaaaagaaaagaataatCCATATGGAAGCTACTAAAACCGATGTGAATCGATCATAGACGCTTCCTAAAACCCGTTCCCGTGGAACTCATTGGGCCGACCCATCTCGCGATCACCTATTGCGAGACAGAGTAGATATAGCTCTCGCGCTTAACAAATGGAGCAGAATGAACTCATCAAACCTGGCTTAGATCTCGATGCATCGCGTCTAGACAAGCAAGTTAGAAGAAATGCCGACTCCACTGTCGTTGAACCATAAATCCCGATCCTAGACCAACATCTTGTCCCAGATGTTGATGATGAAAGATAGCAAACCACCAGTGACCCACAAAATAACTTATATCGCCAGTGTGAACAACAGGCAAGAAAACGAGGACATTTACTTGCTGTACTATAACTTTgaataaataacacgtggcaacCTTTCAAAAGGAACATGTTAAACTTATTTTTACATATTTTTCTGCCTCTCATTATTTAATTTTTTTCTTCCACATAAAATAaacaacaaaagaaaagaatCTTGCTGTACACGTCCACCACTGCTTCACCACCAAGAATTAATAAAACCCTCCAATGCAAGGCAACAAGAAGGGGAAAAAGATGATAATCCTAAGCAGCTAAAATCACCACACACCACAAGATCCTATGGCCAGAGCCACAAAGTTCCAACACAAAGGAGGAGGGAGCTGAAGAAACGATAGTAATAAAAACCCCAAATTTCACTCCAACAAGAGTCCAATTCCTGCCTCGAAGGATCCAAACCCTAGCCCATCCAAGATCCAACCCACCCTGCGGCTGAGGTCTCACCACCAACCCGACGGAATCCGGTCCTCCTCAACCCTCGGCCTCGCAACTGCCACCACTACTCCCGGACGGAGACCCGAGAGGCCGAGACCAATAAACAAACCCGCCCGCCGTAAAAGACTCAATTTTTATTCCACCTCGGCTCCCTCCGCCGCCCCGGCTACGCGCGGCGGCATGGCGCTCCTCATCCGCGCGCCGCTCACCTCCTTCGACGACTCCGGCGACGACGACGAAGGGTACGCATCCTCGCTCTCCTCCGGCGCCGCGTCGCCGTCCCGCTCTCCATCGACCTCGCCCCCCGAggccccgcgcccgcgcccgcgccccgTCCTCGGCGCGCCGCGGGTGGCGGCGCAGCTCTCGTCGTCCACGGACGACGAGGCCGACCTGTTCGACGACGCCGCCGGCTCGTCCGGGGACGAGGTGCTCGAGGAGGTCTCCAACGGCTTCTTCCGCATCGCCCGggtgcccccgccgccgccctcccccTCCTCGGACGAGGCCGCGGCCCCCTCGCCCCCCGCTTCCGCGGCCGGGGGCGGCTCGTCCGCGTCCTCCGGGGAGAGCGAGTACTTCGGCGCGGCGGAgggggccgaggaggaggaggccgccgccgaCGTGTTCGTCGACGCCGGAGCGGGGAGCGGGCTGGAGGAGGATGGCGGCGTCTTTGCGGCCTCCGCGGCCGCGGCCGCCGAGGGCTCGCTGGATGGGAGCTTCGTCAGCTCCATGAGCGTGCTGGATGACGGCGCGGCGTTCAGTGAtttggtaaatctctcggatatgTCCTTGATGAATGGTGGTAAACAGGGAGCTGAGGATTCTGGTGCTGAGGCTGTCAACGGTGTGGAGCCTGAGCCTTCCATTGGTGACGCTGGTGGCACCCGCATTGTGGATGCTTCAGAGGGGAATGCTGGGGGGTCTCAGCAGGAGCAAGTTGTCGTGGAATTGCCTCCTGCGGTGAATTCTTCTCAACAAGAAGAAGATGCTGGTCTTGACCTTCTCAATGATGACTCTGATGCAAAAGATACCACACCCAAGCATGAGGTTGCTGAATTGCCTCATGTGGTCAGTTCTACAGAAGCAGAAGCTACTGGTCCTGAAATTCACAATGCTGATTCTGATGCAGAACATACCACGCCCAAGCATGAGGTTGTCACACATTCTGATGATGCCAGCCCTCAACATGTTGCCACAAGAGATGCCACTGTTGAGCCTGTGGAAGTTCATACCAATGTTGACAGCTCACAGTTTACTGTTGACGCGGGTCATCACAAGGTAGATGGTGAAACTGATGGCGATCATGAACCTTCTGGTGAACCTGCATCTGTACCAATCATTGGGACAAACAATGCTTTAGAATCTCCTGGAAAAGAAATGGAGGACAATGTGCCTGCCTCCAGTTTGGATGATTCAGATGAGGATCAGCTGGATGATGATTATCAAGCGGAGGAGTTGAGCGGAAAGGAGACTGAGCTTTTTGATTATGCAGCTTTAGCTGAGCTTCTCAGGGCGGCAAACAGATCACCTACACAGGGCAAGGCCAAGGTGTTTCCAGTTGAAACCTCTGATTCCATCCAACCATCCCATACCGTGGTCGGTGTCCCTAGGACAAGTGTGGCTTCTACCCATGTGCTGGATGCAGTTGCTGACCCGGAGAACACGATGACTGATGAGGAGAAGAAGTTGTACATAAAGGTGGACATGGCACGAATCAAGTATCTGCGTCTTGTGTATAGATTAGGGTATGACACTGAACATCAGGTACCTGTACAAGTGTTATATCGGCTCAGTCTCGTTGAAGGCTTCAGGCGCATAAGGATGGCAGACCATTCCTCAGAACTTGAGAATGCCTGGAGCAGGGCTTTGCAGCTTGAGACAGAGGGAACAGATGACTTGGAATTCTCCTGCAATGTATTGGTCCTTGGGAAGACAGGGGTGGGAAAGAGTGCAACAATAAACTCCATCTTTGGTGAGGATAAATCCAAAACAAATGCTTTTCTACCAGCAACATGTTCCGTGAAGGAGATTACTGGAGTTGTTGGTGGTGTTAAATTTCGTGTCATTGACACTCCAGGACTTGGGACTACAGTTAGGGATGGAAAATCAAACAGGAAAATGCTCAAGTCTGTTAAGAAGTATATCAAGAAATGCCCCCCTGACATTGTTTTGTATGTTGATCGGATCGATACCCAACGGCAAGGTGCAGACGACCTATCCCTATTGCAATGCATTACCAGTGTCCTAGGCCTGTCAATATGGTCGAAAGCCATTATCACTCTTACTCACTCAGCAGCAGATCCTCTTCCTGAAGGACCTAGTGGCTCCCCAATTAACTATGAGATGATTGTGACCCATCGGACTCATGCGCTTCAGCAAAGCATCAGACAGACCACTAATGATCCTCGGATTGAGAATCCAGTCGCTCTTGTGGAAAATCACCACCTTTGTCGGAGGAACATGGAGGGTGAAAAGGTGCTTCCAAATGGCCTTACCTGGAAGCGTCTGCTCCTCCTCCTGTGCTACTCACTGAAGATGGTTGCTGAGATTGATACTCTTTCAACCCGCCGTGCTGCTTCTCCAAGACTCTTTGATCTCCGTCTCCAGATGCCTCCACTTCCTTACTTCTTATCATCTTTGTTGCAATCTAGAGAGCACCCCAGGCGTGCAAATGAACAGAAGGTTGAGAGTGTGGGCTCAGATGTTGATCCTGATGAATTGTTGGATGACGATCAAGAGGATGAAGAGTATGACCAACTTCCTCCCTTTAAGCCATTAAGTAAATCACAGGTTGCAAAACTCTCCAAAGAGCAGCAGAAACTGTATTTCGACGAGTATGACTACCGAACCAAGCTTCTTCAGAAGAAGCAGTTGAAGGAACAGCGCAGAAGATTGAAGGAAATGAAGGAGAGTGAGGGCAATAATCATGATGTACTTGTGGAGAATGATCATCCTGATGACGAGTATGACAATGATAGATCTCTTATGCCAGACTGGGCCTTGCCATCTTCATTTGATTCCGATGATCCAGTATACCGCTATCGGTGTCTTGAGCCTGCAACGAACCTTCTGGCACGTGCTGTTACCAACCCTCAAGGATGGGATCATGACTGTGGGTTTGACGGTGTGAGCCTCCAATACAGCCATGAAGTTGCCAAAGCATTTCCAGCTTCTATGTGGGTCCAAGTTAACAAGGACAAGAGGGAATTCACCATTCATTCGGAGTCCTCGATATCAGCTAAGCATAGTGAGTATGCTTCAACCCTTGCAGGCTTCGACATACAATCCATGATGGACCAGCTTGCTTACACACTCAGGGGGGAAACCAAGTTCAGGAACACCAAGAACAATGCCACTACTGGAGGTCTGTCCATGACTTTAGCAGGAAACACCATGATAACTGGAGCAAAGCTTGAAGACAAACTTTCAGTTGGTAATTGGTTAACACTGGTAGCAAACGCTGGTGCTGTGTCCGTGAAAGGTGATACTGCGCATGGAGTGAATGTGGTGCTGAACCTGCTTCAAAAAGACTATCCCATTATGGGCCTAGGCCTTGCAACTTTGGGTGCATCACTGGTAAGGTGGCATAAAgaatggactacggctgcaaacTTGGATACCCAGTTCTCCGTGGGAAGGACTTCAAACATGGCAGTTCACGTTGATGTGAACAACAAGCTAACTGGACGAGTGAGCATCAAGGCCAACAGTTCAGAGCATCTGACGATTGCTCTGTTAGGTGTCTATTCGATGGCAATGTATGTGTGGAAAAGGATGCATCCTCGTGCAGATCCGAATAATGAGTAGCACTGGTTAGTTCTGTAGTTTTGATTTCCTAATATTTTTTATCCCTGTCCCTCTTGTTTGAGTTTCCAGTTGTTCTATTAAACTACTGTTGAAGCTTCTCCTGTTCCTTATTGTATCTCTATTTGTGTTGACATAGCTGTAGAATTTATGCACATGTATGTGGCAAATAACACCACGGAGCAGATGCCTAGGATTTTGTTGTTCATGCTGGCGATAAATATTTCTGGTACTTATTCATGAAAAGTTTGCAATTTCGTTGTGCAACAGTCGACCTGCTTAGGTTTCATGTGTGTGATTATCCTTTGGTTCTTCCAGCCTTCCATACTTtgtctactactccctccgtcccatagtATAACATgctttttgacactagtgtagtgtcaaaaaacgtcttacattatgggacggagggagtagttcagaCAATAAATAAAAGTGTGCAAAGATGGCAGTCCAAGAATGCATATATTGTGTCAGGATTTTCACCCTTTATGCTCGGAAGTAGGGAGTCCAGTCACTATTTGTGCAAATGAAGTAAAGCTCCCTTTCAAGAAGAGAAGGTCAACCCTCTTAGAGGCGATTTTAGGCCAATAGCGCTTTGCCACGTGTCTCCGAAATTGACTGCATTGACTATTGTGTCAGGATCTCTCTAGCTGACTCTTAGTGGATGAACGGTGTGGGTGCTTCGACTTGTTCCAGCCCTTCCCCTACCCTCACTCCTCCAACCCCTCTCCCTCTCTGACAAGCAGCTGCCTCAACCAGGAGACAGCAACGCTGGATCTGGCATTGCATGTCTATTTGTGTTGACATAGCTTGTAGAATCTATGCACATGTATGTGGCAAATAACACCACCGAGTAGATGCCTATGTTTTTGTTGCTCATGCTGTTGATAATTGTTCCTGGTACTTATTCATGAAAACTTTGCCATTTCATTGTGCAACCGTCGAGCTGTTCAGATATCATATGTGTTTATCTGTGGTTCTCTTCAGCCTTCCATTCATTGTCTACCAGTTAACAACACTAGAAGTACGCAAAGATGGCAATCCAGGAATACCTTTTATGCTTGGAACTAGGAAGTCCAGGCATATTTATGCAATGGGTCAAGGACTCAAGGGGCTGTTAGTTGCTGCCCTGAGACAAACTAGCCTGTACCGCTCCAGCATGTGAGTTATTCTTTCCCAGGCTGTTTATGCGGATCAATGTGATGTATAGTGTTGAGCCGTCAGTTCCGTTTCTGTCGAGGAGTAAACAGTAGTATGTGCCTGCCTTTTTAAGCAACTGCCGTTTCCTGCTTGTTGGTGGCGTTGACGGGAACATAAATTGCTCATCCAAATCAATTGTCCGCAAATTAGGCCGACCTACTCTTGCTATCGAAATGGCTTTCAGTTTCAGATGCTTTAGGCTATAAGTCCATGGCTCTTCCATGTTTGCAATGATTTTGTTGGATGACGCAGGTCAGGAATCACGTTCTTTGAAACGCCCGAGGCCCTTGCCACTGGCGGTGTGAGGGGAGCGATTTCATGGATGGACCCGGACCTTGTGAATGGATGTAGAAGTTTGGCCTAAAAAATGTCTGCTAATCAAATTATATTTTTTTCCTGGGTATGTGTCATTCATTTCTTTTTCCAGGAGGGTATGTGTCATATAGGAAGTTATATTTAGGCTCTCACATTAGTGGGTATTGGCAATACTGTTTATATACGTTCCTTTATGGTGCATACCTTTTCTGTTTGCTGCTTGTGAAAATATACCTTTTCTTTTCATCATGGGATTTCTCGGGCTAACATGTCTATGAGAGTTCTTTGGCTAGTTTCTTCTTTCTTTTGAGAGGACGCTGGAAACTTTATTGATCAAGCAACAATATTACAAAGCGTCTTCGGATGCAATCCGGAGTGGAATGAATGAGAAATAGAGAGACCACTAGGGTGGTAGAGTTCATACACCATTTCTCAAACTTGAGGGAGCTGCTACATTATACTGCCAACGAACGTGCTTGAAACTCGAAAGCCGCACAATTGAAGCACATCAGCCACCACGAGCAGCCACGGGTACAAGAATTGAGGCGCTGCACCAGGGAGGGAGAGGCAGTCCGAGGCGAAGTCGACCGAGTAAATATTCTCCTCGCGTGCCAAATAAACAGCTTGACAGAGCGCAAGAACACCGAGAATGTCATCAGCTGCAGCCTGCAGGCCACCGCACCACGTCGGGCTAATTTTGTTACCAAAACAACAGAGTTTAATTTTATTGGGCTAAATGGCCACGAAAACAATAGATCCCAACTCCCAAGTGCACGCCAAAAAACTACGAGTTGCTGCTACAAAAACTCTGTGGGAGTAACAAGTGGTCTGCTACTACCCCAAACAAAACAAAACTTCATCCCAGATCTTAATCTAGCTTGCATCATCTTAATCCCAGATCTTGACTTCCCTTCCCTGTACCAATAGATGGCGAGCTCTTTAATTTTTAATTAGCCTTGCAGGCTCAATGTCTTAATCCAACCCAGGACTCTGTCCTCCTTCACCCATCAAAGGGCTAACCACACCCGCTCGTTCTTATCTCGTCTTGTACTCGCATTGTTGCATCACGTTTGCAGTTCGTCTTCTCCCACTTTTCAGGTAAGTGCCTTTATGATTATTGCCCCTTTTTTTCAAGTGTTTACAATTCTGTGCTACAGTTTCCCATGATTCTGAAATTTTTCTGCTAGTATGTCCAACTTGCTCCTCTCGTTTCCTGTCTATTTTGCTTTGTAATGTCCGGCCATTTTCCCTACAAGATTCGGGGAAAGATGGCCCTGAAAAAGTTTTATGGATGTTTATGTTAAATTAGAATAAGCTCCATTAACTTTTAGTAACCTGGTAGATAGTCTCTGTAGGATTTGCCCTCGAATTGTTACTTTGTGTGGTGTTTTCATCTATGTCTCttcatacactagtagaaaacagggcttaggtcacagggcagtttccacattagccccggttcagtcacgaaccggggctaatgtgtaCTTGTAGTTTAAAAGGCTTAAGAGATCTGAGTGGCAGAAGAAATGAGAAATACAACCCACAAGTCTGATTTAATGCCTCTTATTTCCATGTAAAAGAAAAATCATGCACTCTCTTATTTATACTCAGCAAACTTTGCACCGGACGCAGTAGGATGGAAAACAAGTTAGTGGACGGAACAGTTGATGAGAAAATCGAGAAAAGGAGGCTACCATACCAATTGATTAAAAAAATTACCAATGATTTCGATGACGAGCGAATACTTGGCAGTGGTACATTCGGAACAGTTTACAAGGTATGACTAACACCATTTTTGCCTTTAGTCTACAATTCATGCAAGCTTTGTAATTAATGGTGGAGAGTCATTGACGAATTTGGCTCTGCATACATTCAGATTTCAGAGTCACCGTTCTATGACGTGTCATGCTAACTTTATAATAGTTCGTTTTTTTTAATGGAAATCTTTCTTTTCTCGAGAAGATGCAAAAGTTCACATCTCGATGCATTGATAGAAAGAGAGAATAAATCTTATTAACAGATATACAATCATATATGCaccatcctcacacacacacacacacacacacacacacacacacacacaccccataTTATTGCACTTTCAATATATTTTCTCTACTAGTATAACAAACAATTTTGAGTATATTAACAAGAGGTGTCAAACAGGGTGTTTTTGAAAATGGAGAAGATATTGCTGTCAAGGTACTTCATAACAGCATATCAGGACTTGATGGTGAGGAATTTCGAAAAGAATTCCAAATCCTTAGGGAGCTCAAGCATCAAAACGTTGTGGAGTTGGTGGGCTTCTGCAATGAACCAGAGGAAGTACTTGTAGAGCACGAGGGAAAACAAGTGGTTGCTATTGAGATGCATAGGGCGCTCTGCTTTGAGTATGTACACAATGGTAGTCTTCATACTTATATTTCAGGTAATTACGTTGGTGATCTGAGCCCCATGTACTCTATTTTTCATGTATTGAAAATGGTTATTTGGATTACATTTCTTAGCACACTAATAAAAGGGATATGTGTCATTTTCCATTGCTTTTCTGCAGAAGTATATACAGGACTTAACTGGCACACACGTTACAAAATAATAAAAGGGATATGTGAGGGTTTAAAATATCTTCGAGGGGGGTTGAAATCTTCTATATGGCATCTGGACTTGAAGCCTGATAACATATTGCTAAATAACAAAATGATACCAAAAATTGCTGACTTTGGTTTATCAAGGCTCCTTCGtgaagaaaaaacaagaaaaaccCTCAATTGTTTTGGAACACGGTAAGCTAAATGCCAGATATTTTATGCTATTAAGTTGGCTGCATTGTCCTATACATTTAGTTCTTATTTAGAACTAATAAAAATGCACCGATCTTCCATAACTATTttatgatttatttatttttatcaGCTAATTAAATAACAAGTTTCATTGTTTTTATGGCATGCAGTGGATATTGGGCATCGGAATTCATAAACCATCAAGTAATCTCGGAATACTCTGACATATTTAGTTTAGGTGTTATAATCGTAAAGATAATGATCGGGTCCGAAGGGTACACACGAATTGCTGATATGACGACTCGGAAATTTGTTAATCATGTAAGAAATACTTTTCTCCATACTCTAGTTACGACCAGTGGCGGCCCACCCCAAGATCTTGCTTTTGCTTCTTTAGTTACGTGAAAAGCAACTTTTTGGGCCATTTTtctttaccccccccccccccccccccccccgagttcCGGCCTCCGCCACTGGTTACGACACGACAGATCATATTGTTTGAACATCGCTATGGTACTGTTTTTAGTATCTCGGTTCTGTATTATTCTAACTTCATTACGAATGTTGGAGGTACATGAAAGCTGGAGGGGAAAACTAAATGGCATAGCAAAGCCCAGATCACTTGAAGTATACTGCAACCAAGTGAAGAGATGCattgagatagcattacaatgcTTGAAACCGAACAGACAAGAAAGGCCTACTATAGAGAATATCGTTTCTAGTTTGAACGAGACAGAATCAATGATAGGTGACCGAGGGCTGCAGATAGAGCAGGTAACAATCAATTGTGACACATATATGTCACTTCGAAGTTTCTTAGAAATTCAAATCATTAGGTACCGACTCTTTCGGACCTAATGTAGTGGGTCTATCATACCAAGTATATGCATGCCAACTAAACAATTTAGTTGAGGTGAGATGCAATTAAATGAAAAAAAAGAGTTCGATCATGATACCCTATCATAATAAATGATATGCTACTACTAccttcgtcctggtttattggcccccttcgtattttgtgtcaaattttgactatagatttaactaacaaaatgttaatgcatgtcacaaaaaattatatccttggattcgtatttgaacatagttttcaatggtataattttttgtgacatgcattgacattttgttagttaaacctatggtcaaaatttaacacTAAATACGAAGGGGACCAATAAATCAGGACAGAGGTAG
This genomic window contains:
- the LOC109776543 gene encoding translocase of chloroplast 101, chloroplastic; translation: MALLIRAPLTSFDDSGDDDEGYASSLSSGAASPSRSPSTSPPEAPRPRPRPVLGAPRVAAQLSSSTDDEADLFDDAAGSSGDEVLEEVSNGFFRIARVPPPPPSPSSDEAAAPSPPASAAGGGSSASSGESEYFGAAEGAEEEEAAADVFVDAGAGSGLEEDGGVFAASAAAAAEGSLDGSFVSSMSVLDDGAAFSDLVNLSDMSLMNGGKQGAEDSGAEAVNGVEPEPSIGDAGGTRIVDASEGNAGGSQQEQVVVELPPAVNSSQQEEDAGLDLLNDDSDAKDTTPKHEVAELPHVVSSTEAEATGPEIHNADSDAEHTTPKHEVVTHSDDASPQHVATRDATVEPVEVHTNVDSSQFTVDAGHHKVDGETDGDHEPSGEPASVPIIGTNNALESPGKEMEDNVPASSLDDSDEDQLDDDYQAEELSGKETELFDYAALAELLRAANRSPTQGKAKVFPVETSDSIQPSHTVVGVPRTSVASTHVLDAVADPENTMTDEEKKLYIKVDMARIKYLRLVYRLGYDTEHQVPVQVLYRLSLVEGFRRIRMADHSSELENAWSRALQLETEGTDDLEFSCNVLVLGKTGVGKSATINSIFGEDKSKTNAFLPATCSVKEITGVVGGVKFRVIDTPGLGTTVRDGKSNRKMLKSVKKYIKKCPPDIVLYVDRIDTQRQGADDLSLLQCITSVLGLSIWSKAIITLTHSAADPLPEGPSGSPINYEMIVTHRTHALQQSIRQTTNDPRIENPVALVENHHLCRRNMEGEKVLPNGLTWKRLLLLLCYSLKMVAEIDTLSTRRAASPRLFDLRLQMPPLPYFLSSLLQSREHPRRANEQKVESVGSDVDPDELLDDDQEDEEYDQLPPFKPLSKSQVAKLSKEQQKLYFDEYDYRTKLLQKKQLKEQRRRLKEMKESEGNNHDVLVENDHPDDEYDNDRSLMPDWALPSSFDSDDPVYRYRCLEPATNLLARAVTNPQGWDHDCGFDGVSLQYSHEVAKAFPASMWVQVNKDKREFTIHSESSISAKHSEYASTLAGFDIQSMMDQLAYTLRGETKFRNTKNNATTGGLSMTLAGNTMITGAKLEDKLSVGNWLTLVANAGAVSVKGDTAHGVNVVLNLLQKDYPIMGLGLATLGASLVRWHKEWTTAANLDTQFSVGRTSNMAVHVDVNNKLTGRVSIKANSSEHLTIALLGVYSMAMYVWKRMHPRADPNNE